One segment of Pantoea sp. Lij88 DNA contains the following:
- the folE gene encoding GTP cyclohydrolase I FolE, with translation MSTLSQEAALVHEALLARGLETPLRAPTRDIDDETRKSLIAGHMTEIMQLLNLDLEDDSLMETPHRIAKMYVDEVFSGLDYANFPKITVIENKMKVDEMVTVRDITLTSTCEHHFVIIDGKATVAYIPKEKVIGLSKINRIVQFFAQRPQVQERLTQQVLVALQTLLGTNNVAVSIDAVHYCVKARGVKDATSATTTTSLGGLFKSSQNTRQEFLRAVRHS, from the coding sequence ATGAGCACCCTAAGTCAGGAAGCTGCCCTGGTTCACGAAGCGCTGCTTGCGCGTGGACTGGAAACGCCGTTACGTGCACCGACGCGCGACATAGATGACGAAACGCGTAAAAGCCTGATTGCCGGGCACATGACCGAAATTATGCAGCTGCTGAATCTGGATCTTGAAGATGACAGCCTGATGGAAACGCCGCATCGCATTGCCAAAATGTATGTGGATGAGGTCTTTTCCGGTCTCGACTACGCCAACTTCCCGAAAATCACCGTCATTGAGAACAAAATGAAGGTTGATGAGATGGTGACCGTGCGTGATATCACCCTGACCAGCACCTGTGAACACCACTTTGTGATTATCGATGGCAAAGCCACCGTCGCCTATATTCCCAAGGAAAAGGTGATTGGCCTGTCGAAAATCAACCGCATTGTGCAGTTCTTCGCCCAGCGCCCGCAGGTGCAGGAGCGTCTGACGCAGCAGGTTCTGGTCGCACTGCAGACGCTGCTGGGCACCAATAATGTGGCCGTGTCGATTGATGCGGTGCACTACTGCGTTAAAGCGCGTGGCGTAAAAGATGCCACCAGCGCCACCACCACGACGTCGCTGGGCGGCCTGTTCAAGTCCAGTCA
- a CDS encoding YbfB/YjiJ family MFS transporter, whose amino-acid sequence MALRVALSAFLTLFVAMGIGRFAFTPQVPLMIQAHQLTLTSASLVAALNYLGYLCGSFDAMRAHRRVELRLQAGVWGAVILTLLSALATGPWLHGAIRFLIGWASGWAMVLVAAWSNEQLHRHGRAGLSAAVFAGPGCGIFVSGLLGVALHTFQVSAGLAWAAYGALALLLIALITRNLPRRGELHRPDQAPAPLVLNRNLKRLVLSYSLAGFGYILPATFLSQMAATRFPDGIFAQFVWPIFGGAAMIGIVLGILTRRWGHSHVRLAVVLWAQALGVFAAALLPGFSGLLAGALLVGGGFLSVVQLSMLCARELAPNHLRYMAGLLTTGYAVGQLVGPLLSFLSTALLHRLEPALWVAGVSLVWAGLLVWRRIE is encoded by the coding sequence ATGGCGTTACGCGTCGCGCTCAGCGCATTTTTAACTTTATTCGTGGCGATGGGCATTGGGCGATTCGCCTTTACGCCGCAGGTGCCGCTGATGATTCAGGCACACCAGCTGACACTCACCAGTGCCAGCCTGGTGGCAGCGCTCAACTATCTTGGCTATCTGTGTGGATCGTTCGATGCGATGCGCGCGCACCGGCGGGTCGAGTTACGGCTGCAGGCGGGCGTGTGGGGGGCGGTGATCCTGACGCTGCTTTCGGCACTGGCAACCGGGCCCTGGCTGCATGGCGCCATCCGCTTTCTGATTGGCTGGGCCAGCGGCTGGGCGATGGTGCTGGTGGCAGCCTGGAGCAATGAACAGCTGCACCGGCATGGCCGGGCAGGCCTCTCGGCAGCCGTGTTTGCCGGGCCGGGCTGCGGAATTTTTGTCAGCGGTCTGCTGGGGGTAGCGCTGCACACATTCCAGGTCTCTGCCGGTCTGGCCTGGGCGGCTTACGGCGCGCTGGCGCTGCTGCTGATTGCGCTCATTACCCGTAACCTGCCGCGTCGCGGCGAACTGCATCGCCCGGATCAGGCCCCCGCGCCGCTGGTGCTGAATCGCAACCTTAAACGTCTGGTGCTGAGTTACAGTCTGGCGGGCTTTGGCTACATTCTGCCCGCCACCTTTTTGTCGCAGATGGCCGCCACACGCTTTCCTGATGGCATCTTCGCGCAGTTTGTCTGGCCGATATTTGGCGGCGCGGCGATGATCGGCATCGTGCTGGGGATCCTGACGCGGCGCTGGGGGCACAGCCATGTCCGCCTGGCCGTGGTGCTCTGGGCACAGGCGCTGGGCGTATTTGCTGCGGCACTGCTGCCCGGCTTCAGTGGCCTGCTGGCCGGTGCGCTGCTGGTGGGCGGTGGCTTCCTCAGCGTGGTGCAGCTTTCAATGCTCTGCGCCCGCGAACTGGCACCCAATCATCTGCGTTATATGGCTGGCCTGCTGACCACCGGCTACGCGGTCGGACAACTGGTCGGCCCGCTGCTCTCTTTTCTCTCCACGGCCCTGTTACATCGGCTGGAGCCAGCCCTGTGGGTGGCCGGGGTCAGCCTGGTCTGGGCGGGCCTGCTGGTCTGGCGAAGAATTGAGTGA
- a CDS encoding LysR family transcriptional regulator, protein MDLVQLRMFCSVAETGSLARAAEQLHRVPSNLTTRLRQLEEELGVDLFIREKQRIRLSPMGHNFLNYAQRILALSEEAMSMTRTGEPAGNFALGSMESTAATRLPGLLAAYHQRFPKVALSLITGTSGEIIDRVREGTLAAALVDGPVSHDDLNGCIAFREEMVLITGLDHGPITTARDVQDDTLFAFRNSCSYRVKLESWYRDSQTAPDNVMEIQSYHAMLACVAGGAGVAMIPASVLKQMADRSRVQAHTLPAAYRDTATWLMWRRDAFTPNVEALKYLIIEQFEDRPLNDELIHPLQAAE, encoded by the coding sequence ATGGATTTAGTTCAGCTGCGTATGTTCTGTTCCGTCGCCGAAACAGGTTCTCTGGCGCGGGCAGCTGAACAGCTGCATCGCGTCCCCTCTAATCTCACCACGCGGCTGCGCCAGCTGGAAGAAGAATTGGGTGTGGATCTGTTTATTCGTGAGAAGCAACGCATTCGCTTATCGCCGATGGGCCATAATTTCCTGAATTATGCGCAGCGTATTCTGGCATTAAGCGAAGAAGCGATGAGCATGACCCGCACCGGCGAACCGGCGGGCAACTTTGCGCTGGGCTCTATGGAGAGCACCGCGGCGACCCGCCTGCCCGGCCTGCTCGCCGCCTATCATCAGCGCTTTCCTAAAGTGGCGCTGTCGCTGATTACCGGCACCTCGGGCGAAATCATCGATCGGGTCCGTGAAGGCACCCTGGCCGCTGCGCTGGTGGATGGCCCGGTTTCTCATGACGATCTGAATGGCTGCATCGCTTTTCGCGAGGAGATGGTTCTTATCACCGGGCTGGATCATGGGCCAATCACCACCGCGCGCGATGTGCAGGACGATACCCTGTTTGCCTTTCGCAACAGCTGCTCTTACCGGGTGAAGCTGGAGAGCTGGTATCGCGACAGCCAGACCGCGCCCGATAATGTGATGGAGATTCAGTCCTATCACGCCATGCTGGCCTGCGTGGCGGGCGGTGCAGGTGTGGCGATGATCCCGGCTTCAGTACTGAAGCAGATGGCGGATCGGTCACGGGTGCAGGCGCATACCTTACCCGCCGCTTATCGCGACACCGCCACCTGGCTGATGTGGCGACGCGACGCCTTTACGCCGAATGTTGAAGCGCTGAAGTACCTGATTATTGAACAATTTGAAGATCGCCCGCTCAACGATGAGCTGATCCACCCATTACAGGCGGCGGAATAA
- a CDS encoding S-(hydroxymethyl)glutathione dehydrogenase/class III alcohol dehydrogenase: MNMIKTRAAVAWAAGEPLKIEEVDLMPPQKGEVLVRIVATGVCHTDAYTLSGTDPEGVFPAILGHEGGGIVEAVGEGVTSVEVGDHVIPLYTPECGKCKFCLSGKTNLCQAIRATQGKGLMPDGTTRFFKDGKPIFHYMGTSTFSEYTVIPEISLAKISKEAPLEEVCLLGCGVTTGMGAVMNTAKVKEGDTVAIFGLGGIGLSAVIGAKMAKAGRIIAIDLNTSKFDLARKLGATDLINPKDYDKPIQDVIVELTDGGVDFSFECIGNVNVMRSALECCHKGWGESVIIGVAGAGEEISTRPFQLVTGRVWRGSAFGGVKGRSQLPGIVQDYLDGKFALNDFITHTMPLEEINDAFDLMHEGKSIRSVVHFNK; the protein is encoded by the coding sequence ATGAACATGATCAAAACCCGTGCCGCTGTTGCCTGGGCTGCTGGCGAACCGCTGAAAATCGAAGAAGTGGATTTGATGCCACCGCAGAAAGGCGAAGTGCTGGTGCGTATTGTCGCGACCGGTGTCTGTCATACCGACGCCTACACCCTCTCCGGCACCGACCCGGAAGGCGTGTTCCCGGCCATTCTCGGCCATGAAGGCGGCGGCATCGTGGAAGCCGTGGGCGAAGGCGTAACCAGCGTGGAAGTGGGTGACCATGTCATTCCGCTCTACACGCCGGAGTGCGGCAAATGTAAGTTCTGCCTGTCAGGCAAAACTAACCTCTGCCAGGCCATTCGCGCCACCCAGGGCAAGGGCCTGATGCCGGACGGCACTACCCGCTTCTTTAAAGATGGCAAACCGATTTTCCACTATATGGGTACCTCGACCTTCTCTGAGTACACCGTCATCCCGGAGATCTCACTGGCGAAAATCAGTAAAGAAGCGCCGCTGGAAGAGGTTTGTCTGCTGGGCTGTGGCGTCACCACCGGCATGGGCGCGGTAATGAATACCGCCAAAGTGAAAGAAGGCGACACCGTGGCGATCTTCGGTCTCGGCGGCATCGGTCTTTCTGCGGTCATCGGCGCCAAAATGGCAAAAGCCGGCCGCATCATCGCGATTGACCTCAACACCAGCAAATTCGATCTGGCGCGCAAACTGGGTGCCACCGATCTGATTAACCCGAAAGATTACGATAAGCCGATTCAGGATGTGATTGTCGAACTGACCGACGGCGGCGTGGACTTCTCGTTTGAGTGTATCGGTAACGTCAACGTGATGCGTTCCGCGCTGGAGTGCTGCCACAAAGGCTGGGGCGAGTCTGTGATTATCGGCGTTGCCGGTGCCGGTGAAGAGATCTCTACCCGTCCGTTCCAGCTGGTGACCGGTCGCGTCTGGCGCGGTTCCGCCTTTGGTGGCGTGAAAGGCCGTTCACAGCTGCCGGGCATCGTGCAGGATTACCTCGACGGTAAATTTGCCCTGAACGATTTCATCACCCATACCATGCCGCTGGAAGAGATCAACGACGCCTTTGATTTGATGCACGAAGGAAAATCGATTCGCTCGGTCGTGCACTTTAACAAGTAA